In Saccharicrinis fermentans DSM 9555 = JCM 21142, a genomic segment contains:
- a CDS encoding ATP-binding protein: MNKKLYASWNNQMLMLQKLTDATEIFVAEICNESAKVVVCAGGAVGTYGVGLELSLQSLSLDSAISERKTIDAIKSHSYYTSPIVLSNHCVWGVMVLLLPESVHDAAAISLPVSTFNRVLCDQIELSMFEDKRNSTAMCNMDRFTAGYMRGSSMGVPWCLDVNSEEFTYIGEQSLQIISYTDQDWKCLGDWVQAVHPEDRERVKDYYLHMKDADKDHVVEYRLVKKDGSIIWIRDVMKGTLCEDSGNRELMGFMVDISWAKEKEQGLTFINNQLRKVLTVTNTVLVINNEDGDVVFHSHKDASMVPKKCYHYLRGALKRCGECPLSGPVKRESIFYYRDKDRTVQVSAFPYEVEPEKWFVAEMHVNISDRISKENETALLKDRLELSMKSGSIAYLEFNLATKILKTNTIFEEITGLNLNNKIVDLEWVMSRVHEKDYEYVKDVYDFALNSRDKKLSIEFRFLNVDNKYVWLRFSGQVLIDEHGGIDIAGILIDISDTKELMNALMLERNKSLQASEAKSMFLANMSHEIRTPMNAIIGFSELLSKHIVKAPLNGYLNSIKASGKVLLALINDLLDLEKIEAGKMIIRKENTDFIGLLKEIEQTFSMNFAEKQIELLMKPQAKFPKLIYVDSLKIKQILLNLVNNALKFTNKGEVEVQSFFKFDSGGEKGTLSFKVSDTGIGIAKNKQESIFEPFVQDKDPNEKDHQGTGLGLSIVQKLVRMMGGVISLESEAGVGSTFSIMIPDVEATDDPFSEMEGEIESNVKFNQEKVLIVDNVETNLEVLNAMCSNLNLKSITCTHGKEVLELALVEKPAVIIMDLRVPKHNGFKSIKDIRQSELVKDIPVIAISSSSNVNEEKLADNEGFDGFISKPIPVYKLIQEISRFVKPVDEEEVSSQLEREDAATKLSDGDKKVINLAFKETILPLWQSLKDILSSEKLNTMLSVLKELSGQVSWPALDRYTEKMDIAIKSFDFETIQKLINRFDSLLKELE; encoded by the coding sequence ATGAATAAAAAACTATATGCCAGTTGGAACAATCAAATGTTAATGCTTCAGAAGCTAACGGATGCTACAGAGATTTTTGTGGCTGAAATATGTAATGAATCAGCAAAAGTTGTGGTTTGTGCCGGAGGTGCTGTAGGAACGTATGGTGTTGGACTTGAATTAAGTTTGCAGTCTTTGAGCTTGGATAGTGCTATAAGTGAAAGGAAAACCATTGATGCCATTAAAAGCCATTCTTATTATACTTCGCCTATTGTACTTTCCAATCATTGTGTTTGGGGTGTAATGGTATTGTTGTTGCCCGAGTCGGTGCATGATGCTGCTGCTATCTCTTTACCGGTGTCCACATTTAATCGTGTATTATGTGATCAGATTGAGTTGTCCATGTTTGAAGATAAGCGCAACAGTACCGCTATGTGTAATATGGATAGGTTCACTGCTGGATATATGAGGGGGTCTTCTATGGGCGTGCCATGGTGTTTGGATGTTAATAGCGAAGAGTTTACATATATTGGAGAACAATCGCTGCAAATAATTAGCTATACAGATCAGGATTGGAAGTGTTTAGGGGATTGGGTTCAAGCAGTACATCCTGAAGACAGGGAGCGAGTTAAAGACTATTATTTGCATATGAAAGATGCAGATAAAGATCATGTTGTTGAATATCGCCTGGTTAAAAAGGATGGCTCTATTATTTGGATTCGAGATGTAATGAAGGGGACGTTGTGCGAGGATAGTGGAAATAGAGAACTAATGGGCTTTATGGTCGACATCAGCTGGGCCAAAGAAAAAGAACAAGGCTTGACCTTTATAAATAATCAGTTGCGTAAGGTTTTAACGGTAACGAATACCGTTCTTGTGATTAATAATGAGGATGGAGATGTTGTTTTTCACAGTCATAAAGATGCATCGATGGTTCCTAAGAAGTGTTACCACTATTTGCGTGGTGCTTTAAAAAGGTGTGGTGAGTGTCCTTTGAGTGGACCTGTGAAAAGGGAATCAATATTTTATTATCGGGATAAAGATAGAACTGTTCAGGTTAGTGCTTTTCCCTATGAGGTAGAGCCAGAGAAGTGGTTTGTTGCAGAGATGCATGTGAATATCTCAGATCGTATATCTAAAGAAAATGAAACTGCTTTATTAAAGGATAGGTTGGAGTTAAGTATGAAATCAGGAAGTATCGCCTATCTGGAGTTTAATCTTGCTACGAAAATACTTAAAACCAATACCATATTTGAGGAGATTACGGGGCTTAATCTGAATAATAAAATTGTGGATTTGGAATGGGTGATGTCTCGTGTACATGAAAAGGATTATGAATATGTGAAGGATGTTTATGACTTTGCATTGAATTCCAGAGATAAGAAACTGTCCATTGAATTTCGTTTTTTGAATGTTGATAATAAATATGTTTGGCTACGGTTTTCTGGTCAGGTGTTAATAGATGAGCATGGAGGCATCGACATAGCAGGGATTCTGATTGATATTTCTGATACCAAGGAATTGATGAATGCCCTGATGTTGGAGCGCAACAAAAGCCTGCAGGCCAGTGAGGCTAAGTCTATGTTTTTGGCAAATATGTCGCATGAGATTCGTACTCCGATGAATGCTATTATTGGGTTTTCTGAACTGCTAAGCAAGCATATCGTTAAAGCTCCATTGAATGGATATTTAAATTCCATAAAGGCCAGTGGTAAAGTGTTGCTGGCTTTAATCAATGACCTGCTCGATTTGGAGAAGATTGAGGCTGGTAAGATGATTATTAGAAAGGAAAATACCGATTTTATAGGTCTGTTGAAAGAAATAGAACAAACTTTCTCTATGAATTTTGCAGAGAAACAGATAGAACTTCTCATGAAGCCCCAGGCCAAGTTTCCAAAATTAATATATGTTGATTCGCTGAAAATAAAGCAAATATTACTTAACTTGGTAAATAATGCCTTAAAGTTCACCAATAAAGGAGAAGTAGAAGTGCAAAGCTTTTTTAAATTTGATAGTGGAGGAGAAAAAGGTACCTTATCTTTTAAAGTATCTGATACGGGAATTGGTATAGCCAAAAATAAACAGGAGAGCATCTTTGAGCCTTTTGTTCAAGATAAAGACCCAAATGAGAAAGATCATCAGGGCACAGGTCTTGGTTTATCTATTGTTCAAAAATTGGTTCGTATGATGGGCGGTGTTATTTCATTGGAGAGTGAGGCTGGTGTAGGAAGTACTTTCTCTATTATGATTCCTGATGTGGAAGCGACGGATGATCCGTTTTCTGAGATGGAAGGTGAAATAGAAAGTAATGTCAAATTCAATCAGGAAAAGGTGCTGATAGTAGATAATGTGGAAACCAACCTGGAAGTGTTGAATGCCATGTGTAGTAACCTTAATTTAAAGAGCATCACCTGCACCCACGGGAAAGAAGTGCTGGAACTGGCATTGGTGGAGAAGCCTGCGGTAATTATTATGGATTTACGTGTGCCAAAACATAATGGATTTAAGAGTATTAAAGATATTAGACAATCGGAGTTGGTCAAGGATATTCCTGTGATAGCTATTTCTTCTTCTAGCAATGTGAATGAAGAGAAATTGGCTGACAATGAGGGTTTTGATGGTTTTATCTCAAAGCCAATTCCGGTATATAAATTGATTCAGGAAATCAGTAGATTTGTAAAACCTGTTGATGAAGAGGAGGTTAGCTCTCAGTTGGAGCGTGAGGATGCGGCGACAAAATTGAGTGATGGAGACAAAAAGGTAATCAACCTAGCTTTTAAAGAAACGATACTTCCTTTATGGCAAAGTTTAAAAGATATCTTATCGTCAGAAAAACTGAATACAATGCTGTCTGTGCTTAAAGAGCTTTCTGGTCAGGTGTCGTGGCCAGCATTGGATAGATATACGGAAAAGATGGATATTGCAATCAAATCATTTGATTTTGAGACTATTCAGAAATTGATTAATCGGTTCGACTCCCTGTTGAAGGAGTTGGAGTGA
- a CDS encoding S9 family peptidase, which produces MAIKVKFSFIFAFVLILNFSNAQQKKALSFDDYDHWKSLAKQKISNNGQWISYEINPQKGDGYLYIYNTNSHQLDSIARGKQAIFSPENDFIAFTITPQADTIKALKLKKAKSSKMPKDSLCIWNLRNGQKKTYARVRSFTVPSKQGNWLAVHFHKDTEKNKREHNDSTAQDSTQISKIPHKNSPSQKTKATKDIKKTAKKFKSEGTQLVYLNPTTGDSIAFEKVTRYFVPKYGDALFIVQSVGDSIEETQIKRLNTHLLHTDSLFHQSGKLQSLTASDKAEQLGFLFSPDTGKIKTYRLYHWSQKKKELTTVTDTLHHHIPDGWSASSKGRLWFSEKGDKLFFGTGKRPKEAAKDTLLKEEKVYVDIWNWKDTRIQPMQKKNLSKEKDRSYMAVYHCKDDIVTQLETEQLPSVSIPFKGNWDFAIGYDKAPYEKASSWNAVFAQDIYTIDLETGTKKIIQQKVSSKYSFSPDGKYLCWYNPGDSIWYLKNIDQNKQITLSKKLNIAFYDEINDMPHSPKAYGVAGWSPQSKYVYIYDRFDIWKFDTQMKKEPLNLTQGLGRKSNTQYRYKNLDDDIIYIDESEGILLSTFNESSKNMGYTWFKNGKLNTCLDESSYISTPIKAKEANHLIWKKGTFTNYPELYHSTMDFTDETMISNTNPQQKEYLWGHIQLVDYTALDGSKHQGLLVTPENLDPSKKYPMLVYYYERSSGRLNNYYPPQPSRSTINWTMYASNGYVIFIPDITYTTGDPGLCAYQAIMGGVMSMTQRYDFIDEKNIGLQGQSWGGYQTAFMITRTNMFKAAMAGAPVSNMTSAYGGIRWGTGISRMFQYEHTQSRIGGTLWEKFPKYIENSPIFYVPQIQTPLLIMHNDNDGSVPWYQGIEMFMAMRRLNKPVWMLTYNNEEHNLTRRANSIDLSIRMMQFFDHYLKGKPAPVWMQYGIPAIEKGKNMGYDLLE; this is translated from the coding sequence ATGGCGATTAAAGTAAAATTCTCTTTCATTTTTGCATTTGTACTCATATTAAATTTTAGCAATGCCCAACAAAAAAAAGCACTCTCCTTCGATGATTATGACCATTGGAAATCTCTTGCTAAACAAAAAATATCGAACAATGGACAATGGATATCATACGAGATTAATCCACAAAAAGGAGACGGCTACTTATACATATACAACACAAACTCACACCAACTAGACTCCATTGCTCGAGGCAAACAAGCCATCTTTTCTCCTGAAAATGACTTCATTGCCTTCACCATCACACCCCAAGCAGATACAATAAAGGCCCTTAAACTAAAAAAAGCAAAGAGCAGTAAAATGCCCAAGGACTCTTTATGCATTTGGAATTTACGCAATGGACAAAAAAAAACCTATGCTAGGGTAAGATCCTTTACGGTTCCATCCAAGCAAGGTAACTGGCTTGCGGTTCACTTTCACAAAGACACTGAAAAAAACAAAAGAGAACACAACGATAGTACAGCACAAGACTCAACACAAATCTCGAAGATCCCCCACAAAAATTCCCCTTCCCAAAAAACAAAGGCCACAAAAGACATCAAAAAAACAGCCAAGAAATTTAAGTCAGAAGGAACACAACTTGTTTATTTGAACCCTACAACGGGTGATAGTATTGCTTTTGAAAAAGTAACTAGGTATTTTGTTCCTAAATATGGTGATGCCCTATTTATCGTACAATCAGTAGGCGACAGCATAGAAGAAACACAGATAAAAAGACTCAACACACACCTTTTACATACAGATAGTCTCTTTCATCAATCAGGAAAATTGCAATCACTCACTGCCAGTGACAAGGCGGAGCAATTAGGCTTTTTATTTAGTCCGGACACCGGTAAAATAAAAACCTACCGTTTATACCACTGGAGTCAAAAAAAGAAAGAGTTAACAACTGTGACCGACACGCTGCACCATCATATTCCCGATGGGTGGAGTGCAAGCTCCAAAGGAAGGCTGTGGTTCTCAGAAAAAGGCGACAAGTTATTTTTCGGAACCGGTAAACGCCCGAAAGAAGCAGCCAAAGACACTCTTCTAAAAGAAGAAAAGGTATATGTTGACATATGGAACTGGAAAGATACACGGATTCAGCCGATGCAAAAGAAGAACCTTTCAAAAGAAAAAGACAGGTCCTATATGGCGGTCTATCATTGCAAGGACGACATTGTAACCCAATTAGAAACAGAGCAGCTCCCATCGGTTAGTATTCCATTCAAAGGGAACTGGGATTTTGCGATCGGATACGACAAAGCTCCCTACGAAAAAGCTTCGTCATGGAATGCCGTATTTGCACAAGATATCTATACCATTGATTTAGAAACGGGAACAAAAAAGATTATTCAGCAGAAAGTATCGAGCAAATACAGCTTTTCACCCGATGGAAAGTACCTTTGTTGGTACAACCCTGGTGACAGTATTTGGTATCTAAAAAACATAGACCAAAACAAGCAAATTACCTTAAGCAAAAAATTAAACATTGCCTTTTATGATGAAATAAACGACATGCCTCATTCGCCTAAGGCATATGGCGTTGCAGGTTGGAGTCCACAAAGCAAATATGTATATATTTATGATCGTTTTGACATATGGAAATTCGATACCCAAATGAAAAAAGAGCCACTCAACCTAACGCAAGGTCTGGGGCGCAAAAGCAACACCCAATATCGTTATAAAAATCTGGATGATGATATTATATACATCGACGAATCTGAAGGCATATTATTAAGCACCTTTAACGAATCTAGTAAAAACATGGGATACACATGGTTCAAGAACGGAAAGCTAAATACTTGTTTAGATGAATCATCATATATTAGCACCCCCATAAAAGCAAAAGAAGCGAATCATCTAATATGGAAAAAAGGCACCTTCACCAACTATCCCGAGTTATATCATAGCACCATGGATTTCACCGATGAAACAATGATCTCAAATACCAATCCCCAGCAAAAAGAATACCTTTGGGGTCACATACAACTGGTCGATTACACTGCCTTAGATGGCAGTAAACACCAGGGATTACTTGTTACACCTGAAAATCTTGACCCGAGTAAAAAATACCCCATGCTTGTTTATTATTATGAACGAAGTTCAGGTAGGCTAAACAACTACTATCCGCCACAACCCAGTCGTTCAACAATTAACTGGACCATGTATGCGAGCAATGGGTACGTCATCTTTATACCAGATATCACATACACCACGGGAGATCCGGGCTTGTGTGCCTACCAGGCCATTATGGGAGGTGTGATGAGCATGACCCAACGATATGACTTTATCGATGAAAAAAACATAGGTCTACAAGGCCAAAGTTGGGGCGGATACCAAACTGCCTTTATGATAACCCGAACAAATATGTTTAAAGCTGCTATGGCAGGAGCGCCCGTCAGTAATATGACCAGTGCTTATGGAGGAATCCGTTGGGGAACAGGCATCAGTCGTATGTTCCAATACGAACATACCCAATCAAGAATAGGAGGAACACTTTGGGAAAAATTCCCAAAATACATTGAAAACTCGCCTATTTTTTATGTTCCACAAATACAAACACCATTGCTGATCATGCATAATGATAACGATGGATCTGTACCCTGGTACCAAGGAATAGAAATGTTTATGGCTATGCGAAGACTCAATAAACCGGTATGGATGCTAACCTACAATAATGAAGAACATAATCTGACCCGCAGAGCAAACTCCATTGACTTAAGCATACGAATGATGCAGTTTTTCGATCATTATCTAAAAGGAAAACCGGCCCCCGTATGGATGCAATACGGAATACCCGCTATTGAAAAAGGCAAGAATATGGGATACGATTTACTGGAGTAG
- the mutL gene encoding DNA mismatch repair endonuclease MutL — MSDIIQLLPDSVANQIAAGEVIQRPGSMLKELVENAIDAGSTDIKIIIKDAGRTLVQVIDNGCGMSATDARLAFERHATSKIKDVNDLFAIRTMGFRGEALASIAAVAQTELKTKKHGDELGTHLVISGSQVESQEVISCPTGSNFIVRNLFYNVPARRKFLKKDSTELRHIINEFQRIVLANPDISFSLEHNNMPLFQLPVSNLRQRIINIAGKNMNHQLVPVETNTTLVKINGFIGKPEAARKSSGDQFFFVNQRYMRHPYLHKAITEAYSNLILPNTIPAYFLYFEVDPKIIDINIHPTKTEIKFEDERAIWHILNATIKESLGKHNMIPTIDFDTADMVNIPVSDQEKEKEMPEIEVNPYFNPFDTPTPDPSSFGAGSSVTSSSNRQETRAASPGAKGWEQLYNEFEAEKGSMPFDTPDPSETITTSNWESNTEPQQQTFLSEDSNVKATTGASCFQFKNKYILTSGKSGLMMVDQKRAHERILFERLMLSITNKQSMTQQSLFPEQLEFNVEDSMVVKELLGDLKLFGFDMAAIGDHTYEVKGMPINMEKMNPKMLLDEIINDFKAGEINLEADLKERIARSIAKQSAIKSGQFLSPQEMDELIGQLFACQIPNYSPDGKPVISILSNDEIDMRFK; from the coding sequence ATGTCAGATATAATTCAGCTATTGCCCGATTCTGTGGCCAACCAAATTGCAGCGGGCGAAGTAATTCAACGTCCCGGCTCCATGCTAAAGGAACTGGTTGAGAATGCCATTGATGCAGGTAGTACCGATATAAAAATTATTATTAAAGATGCAGGCCGAACTCTGGTTCAGGTTATTGATAACGGTTGTGGGATGTCTGCAACAGATGCCAGACTAGCTTTTGAGCGCCATGCCACTTCAAAGATAAAAGATGTAAATGATTTGTTTGCTATTCGCACCATGGGTTTTAGAGGCGAAGCATTGGCCTCTATCGCTGCCGTTGCTCAAACTGAACTAAAAACCAAAAAACATGGTGACGAACTGGGAACGCACTTGGTAATCTCCGGTTCCCAGGTTGAAAGTCAAGAAGTGATCAGCTGCCCAACAGGAAGCAACTTTATAGTTCGTAACCTATTTTATAATGTACCTGCACGTCGCAAATTCTTAAAAAAAGACAGCACTGAGCTTCGTCATATCATCAACGAATTTCAACGAATCGTACTGGCCAACCCAGACATAAGTTTTAGTTTGGAACACAACAACATGCCTCTGTTTCAGCTTCCCGTTTCGAACCTACGACAACGGATCATTAACATAGCGGGAAAAAACATGAACCACCAGTTGGTACCAGTGGAAACCAATACCACCTTGGTAAAGATAAATGGTTTCATAGGTAAACCAGAGGCAGCCCGAAAATCTTCAGGCGACCAATTTTTCTTTGTAAATCAACGCTATATGCGTCATCCATACTTACACAAAGCCATCACTGAAGCCTATTCTAACCTTATATTGCCCAACACTATTCCTGCCTATTTCTTGTATTTTGAGGTGGATCCCAAAATCATCGATATCAACATACACCCTACCAAAACGGAAATTAAATTTGAAGACGAACGTGCCATCTGGCATATCTTAAATGCAACCATTAAAGAAAGCTTGGGCAAACACAATATGATTCCGACCATTGATTTTGACACGGCCGACATGGTAAACATTCCTGTTAGCGATCAGGAAAAAGAAAAAGAAATGCCCGAAATAGAAGTCAACCCATATTTTAATCCTTTTGATACACCCACGCCAGACCCCTCTAGTTTCGGAGCAGGGTCCTCAGTTACAAGTTCCAGCAACAGGCAAGAGACACGCGCTGCATCACCGGGAGCCAAAGGATGGGAACAACTATACAATGAGTTTGAGGCCGAGAAAGGCAGCATGCCCTTTGACACTCCAGATCCCAGCGAAACGATAACCACCTCCAATTGGGAATCAAACACAGAGCCCCAACAACAGACCTTCCTCAGTGAAGACTCCAATGTAAAAGCTACAACAGGTGCCTCGTGCTTTCAATTTAAAAACAAATACATTCTCACTTCTGGTAAATCAGGATTAATGATGGTGGATCAAAAAAGAGCCCACGAACGCATTTTATTTGAACGACTGATGCTATCCATCACCAACAAACAAAGCATGACACAACAAAGTCTTTTCCCAGAGCAGCTAGAATTTAATGTGGAAGACAGCATGGTAGTAAAAGAGCTCCTTGGAGATCTCAAACTATTTGGTTTCGATATGGCAGCAATTGGCGACCACACGTACGAGGTGAAAGGCATGCCTATCAATATGGAAAAGATGAATCCTAAAATGCTACTCGATGAGATTATCAATGATTTTAAGGCAGGAGAAATCAACCTGGAGGCCGATTTAAAAGAACGCATTGCACGTTCCATTGCCAAACAGTCGGCCATCAAATCAGGACAATTCCTTAGCCCTCAAGAAATGGATGAACTAATAGGTCAGCTCTTCGCCTGTCAGATTCCCAACTATTCTCCAGACGGCAAACCAGTGATCTCCATCCTTTCCAATGATGAGATAGATATGCGCTTTAAATGA
- a CDS encoding rhomboid family intramembrane serine protease, with product MYQQRGFFSNIPPVVKNLLIINGLIFLATYFFIKGVTIPGIGFTRVDLNNIFGLYTPGSEQFNFFQYLSYMFMHSSRDFTHVFFNMFAVFMFGRILERTWGPQKFLFYYLATGIGAGVLYVLVAFIRAKMLAASLPPEIVAEIYTQGHSILLEGKNYVNETAATLNHLINAPMVGASGAVFGLLLAFGMMFPNEQIYLYMIVPIKAKYFVIGYGGIELFLLMQNNPGDNVAHLAHLGGMLFGFILIRFWRKKQF from the coding sequence ATGTATCAACAACGAGGCTTTTTTAGTAACATACCACCAGTCGTTAAAAACCTGCTTATCATTAACGGATTAATATTCCTGGCAACTTATTTCTTTATAAAGGGAGTTACTATTCCAGGAATTGGTTTTACGAGAGTTGATCTGAACAATATATTTGGATTATATACCCCAGGTAGCGAGCAATTCAACTTCTTTCAGTACCTCTCTTATATGTTCATGCATAGCAGTAGGGACTTCACTCATGTATTCTTTAATATGTTTGCCGTTTTTATGTTCGGCCGAATATTGGAACGAACATGGGGACCTCAGAAATTCCTTTTTTATTATTTAGCAACGGGCATCGGTGCAGGTGTTTTGTACGTTTTGGTAGCTTTTATCAGGGCAAAAATGTTAGCTGCCAGTCTACCACCGGAAATTGTTGCTGAAATATATACCCAAGGACACTCCATTTTACTGGAAGGCAAAAACTATGTCAACGAAACCGCTGCCACACTTAATCATTTAATTAACGCGCCCATGGTAGGTGCTTCGGGAGCAGTATTTGGACTGTTACTGGCTTTTGGTATGATGTTTCCCAACGAACAAATATACCTTTATATGATTGTGCCCATAAAAGCCAAGTATTTTGTCATAGGATACGGCGGAATTGAACTATTTCTATTAATGCAAAACAACCCTGGTGATAATGTGGCACACCTGGCACACTTGGGTGGAATGTTGTTCGGATTTATTTTGATAAGGTTTTGGAGAAAAAAACAATTTTAG
- a CDS encoding rhomboid family protein: protein MAIADEIKESFRQGGVVTRLIYVNIGVFLVFLILDAFFSLAQHAEWAYMIKSWFSVPADPGALLLKPWSIFTYMFLHFNFMHILFNMLYLFWFGRIFLQFFNPRQLLGVYFMGGLAGALLYILSYNIFPALNNFTESPIMMGASASVMGIIFSAASYSPNYKVHLVLLGPIKLMYLAIGLLILDLISIPSFSNTGGHLAHIGGALLGMFFASRAVKGKDITLRFNHFMDNLASLFSRKPKMRVTHSRTKRPVSDMDYNANKKKKQSNIDRILDKIKTSGYDSLTKQEKDDLFNASNN from the coding sequence ATGGCAATTGCAGACGAAATAAAAGAATCTTTTAGACAAGGTGGTGTAGTCACCAGACTTATCTATGTGAACATCGGCGTTTTTCTGGTATTTCTAATATTAGATGCTTTCTTTTCATTGGCTCAACATGCCGAATGGGCCTATATGATTAAAAGCTGGTTCTCTGTACCTGCCGATCCTGGCGCATTACTTTTAAAACCCTGGAGCATCTTTACCTATATGTTCCTACACTTTAATTTTATGCATATTCTTTTCAATATGCTTTATTTATTTTGGTTTGGCCGAATATTCTTACAATTCTTCAATCCACGCCAGCTCTTGGGAGTATATTTCATGGGTGGTTTGGCAGGTGCTCTGTTATACATTCTTTCATACAATATATTTCCTGCATTAAATAATTTCACCGAATCCCCCATTATGATGGGAGCATCCGCCTCCGTAATGGGCATCATATTTAGCGCTGCCAGCTATTCACCAAACTACAAGGTTCATTTAGTTTTATTGGGACCTATCAAACTCATGTACTTAGCCATCGGATTATTAATTTTGGATCTGATTTCGATTCCTTCTTTTTCCAATACAGGTGGTCATTTAGCCCATATTGGAGGTGCCTTATTAGGCATGTTCTTTGCCTCAAGAGCAGTAAAAGGCAAAGACATTACCTTGCGTTTTAATCATTTCATGGACAATCTAGCCTCTCTCTTCTCGCGCAAACCCAAGATGAGGGTTACCCACTCACGCACCAAACGTCCGGTGAGTGACATGGACTATAATGCCAACAAAAAGAAGAAACAAAGTAACATCGATCGAATTCTGGACAAAATAAAAACCAGTGGTTATGATAGTCTAACCAAACAAGAAAAAGACGATTTGTTTAACGCTAGCAATAATTAA
- a CDS encoding endonuclease/exonuclease/phosphatase family protein: MPKLFHKITRSLISLINTIVLVLIALAYLGAYVSPIHISFLSFIGFAFPLLWISNLFFVIYWALKKRKRFVFSLLALILTWAQWHAVFSFNTGKEVNRSELQNPIKVMSYNVRMFDKYVWTKDKTTPQKIYQFIKSQNPDILCIQEFYINNNNPQYSENNIISKFKQFKYKHLEYNIETRSGKKYGLATFSKYPIIFKKPLAFENTTNLSSQTDINVNGQKIRVFNNHLESIRLKRENYNFIDSLEFKSDKERRKGVYEIFTKLNTAFAHRASQAETIGRHIKNSPYPTIVCGDFNDTPVSYVYRKVRGSLKDAFMESGNGFGGTYNGNLPSFRIDFIFHAPEFRGFNYERKKINYSDHYPITTLLELNTQQQK, from the coding sequence ATGCCAAAACTATTTCATAAAATAACACGCTCCCTCATTTCACTCATCAATACAATCGTACTAGTATTGATAGCACTGGCCTATTTGGGAGCCTATGTAAGCCCCATACACATCAGCTTTCTATCCTTCATCGGTTTTGCTTTCCCTTTATTGTGGATCAGCAACTTATTTTTTGTTATATACTGGGCCTTAAAAAAACGAAAACGATTCGTCTTTTCATTACTTGCTCTCATCTTAACATGGGCACAGTGGCATGCTGTTTTTTCGTTCAATACAGGCAAGGAAGTTAATAGATCGGAGCTGCAAAATCCCATTAAAGTAATGTCGTACAATGTGCGCATGTTTGACAAATATGTCTGGACAAAAGACAAAACAACACCCCAAAAGATTTATCAGTTCATCAAAAGTCAAAATCCAGATATACTGTGTATTCAGGAGTTTTATATCAACAACAACAATCCGCAATACTCTGAAAACAATATTATTTCAAAATTTAAGCAATTCAAATACAAGCACCTCGAATACAATATAGAAACCAGATCAGGAAAAAAATATGGCTTAGCCACCTTCTCAAAGTACCCCATCATTTTTAAAAAGCCTTTAGCATTTGAGAACACCACCAATCTCAGTTCACAGACCGACATCAATGTCAACGGACAAAAAATAAGGGTATTTAATAACCACCTAGAATCTATTCGATTAAAACGTGAAAACTACAATTTTATCGACAGTTTAGAATTTAAGAGCGACAAAGAAAGACGAAAAGGAGTCTATGAAATATTTACCAAACTAAACACTGCGTTTGCACACCGCGCCTCACAGGCAGAAACCATAGGTCGCCATATCAAAAACTCACCCTACCCAACCATCGTATGCGGTGATTTTAATGACACCCCGGTATCGTATGTTTACCGAAAAGTACGCGGCTCATTAAAAGATGCTTTTATGGAATCAGGAAATGGTTTTGGAGGAACATACAATGGTAACTTACCGTCCTTCAGGATAGATTTTATTTTTCACGCCCCTGAATTTAGAGGCTTTAATTACGAGAGAAAGAAAATCAACTACAGTGACCATTATCCCATCACAACCTTACTCGAGCTAAATACCCAACAGCAAAAATGA
- the trxA gene encoding thioredoxin, protein MAIEVTDENFEELVLKSDKPVLVDFWAEWCGPCRMVAPVVKELAEEYGDKAVITKMDVDSNPATSVKFGIRNIPTILFFKGGEVVDKQVGAVPKTILASKLDALM, encoded by the coding sequence ATGGCTATTGAAGTAACAGACGAAAACTTTGAAGAATTAGTTTTAAAATCAGACAAACCAGTATTGGTTGACTTTTGGGCTGAATGGTGTGGTCCTTGTAGAATGGTAGCTCCTGTGGTAAAAGAATTGGCAGAGGAGTATGGAGATAAAGCAGTAATCACCAAAATGGATGTAGACAGCAACCCTGCCACATCAGTTAAATTTGGTATCAGAAACATACCAACCATCCTTTTCTTTAAGGGCGGAGAAGTTGTTGACAAACAAGTGGGAGCTGTTCCAAAAACTATTTTGGCTTCTAAACTTGACGCACTTATGTAA